The Triticum aestivum cultivar Chinese Spring chromosome 3A, IWGSC CS RefSeq v2.1, whole genome shotgun sequence genome includes a region encoding these proteins:
- the LOC123059535 gene encoding cationic peroxidase SPC4-like, whose translation MASFPSAARLLLLVAAALVLSSVSAAAGAGGSPPLAKGLSFEFYRARCPQAEAIVFAFLKDAIRKDVGLAAALLRIHFHDCFVQGCDGSVLLDRTNGVDSEKVSPPNVTLRPSAFKAINAIRALLQKACGGPVVSCADIAALAARDSVQLAGGPRYAVPLGRRDGLAPASLDTILGALPPPTSKVPVLLSFLAKIGLNADDLVALSGAHTLGIAHCGSFEERLFPKDDPTMDKFFAGHLKLTCPRLKVDNFTANDIRTPDVFDNKFYVDLLNRQGLFTSDQDLHTDAKTKPMVTRFAVDQAAFFDQFVKSMVKMGQINVLTGNQGQIRTDCSVPNAARSAGDELPWSVVETAVETLVL comes from the coding sequence ATGGCTTCCTTTCCCTCGGCTGCTCGTCTCCTGCTCCTCGTCGCAGCAGCTCTGGTGTTGAGCTCCGTGTCCGCCGCCGCTGGTGCTGGTGGCTCGCCGCCGCTGGCCAAGGGCCTGTCGTTCGAGTTCTACCGCGCCAGGTGCCCGCAGGCGGAGGCCATCGTCTTCGCCTTCCTCAAGGACGCCATCCGCAAGGACGtcggcctcgccgccgcgctcctccgcatccacttccacgactgcttcgtgCAGGGCTGCGATGGCTCCGTGCTCCTTGACAGGACCAACGGCGTCGACAGCGAGAAGGTGTCTCCCCCGAACGTTACGCTGCGTCCGTCGGCGTTCAAGGCCATCAACGCCATCCGCGCGCTCCTCCAGAAGGCGTGCGGCGGGCCCGTCGTATCGTGCGCCGACATcgccgcgctcgccgcccgcgACTCCGTCCAGCTAGCTGGCGGGCCAAGGTACGCCGTCCCGCTAGGCCGCCGCGATGGGCTTGCCCCCGCGTCCCTGGACACCATCTTGGGCGCGCTCCCGCCGCCGACCTCCAAGGTCCCTGTGCTCCTCAGCTTCCTCGCCAAGATTGGCCTCAACGCCGACGACCTGGTGGCGCTCTCCGGCGCGCACACGCTGGGGATCGCGCACTGCGGCTCCTTCGAGGAGCGGCTGTTCCCCAAGGACGACCCCACCATGGACAAGTTTTTCGCCGGCCACCTCAAGCTCACTTGCCCGCGGCTCAAGGTGGACAACTTCACCGCCAACGACATCCGCACGCCGGACGTGTTCGACAACAAGTTCTACGTCGACCTGCTCAACCGGCAGGGCCTCTTCACCTCCGACCAGGACCTGCACACCGACGCCAAGACCAAGCCCATGGTCACCAGGTTCGCCGTCGACCAAGCCGCCTTCTTCGACCAGTTCGTCAAGTCCATGGTGAAAATGGGGCAGATCAACGTGCTCACTGGCAACCAGGGCCAGATCCGCACGGACTGCTCCGTGCCCAACGCCGCCCGCAGCGCCGGTGACGAGCTGCCGTGGTCCGTCGTCGAGACCGCCGTTGAGACTTTAGTGTTGTAG